The Methylomicrobium agile genome has a segment encoding these proteins:
- the polA gene encoding DNA polymerase I: MNAPKRLILVDGSSFLYRAYHALPPLTSPQGLATNAVYGVSNMLKKMLGDYPDAHFAVVFDAPGNNFRHDLYEHYKAHRPPMPDDLRCQIEPLHRMVKAMGLPLIIEAGIEADDVLGCLARKAEKEGFDIIISTGDKDMAQLVNEHISLENTMNNVRMGVQGVIEKFGVRPDQIVDYLALIGDTVDNIPGVPKVGPKTAAKWLEQYGTLDNLVAHAAEITGKIGENLRASLDQLPLSKQLATIKCEVELPHEIGELTRKPIDPAELRPLLSEFGFTTWLKALGSEAAAPPAAAPEAFAGKTEYETVLTEEQFERWLEQLEKAELFAFDTETTSLDYSKARIVGVSFAVEPGQAAYVPLAHDYPGAPEQLDKAHVLERLRPLLENPRKSKLGQNIKYDLHVLANEGIGLQGIAYDTMLESYVYNSTATRHNMDDLAKKYLDVDTIRYEDIAGKGAKQLSFEEIPIEQAAPYAAEDADITLRLHRKLCPQLAEHDALYRLYSEIEMPLVSVLARIERNGVAIDTEMLAQQSLELASQIVSLEQHAHELAGHSFNLGSPKQIQEILYDRLQLPVLKKTPKGLPSTDESVLQELAADYPLPRLILEHRGLSKLKSTYTDRLPEQVDPKTGRIHTSYHQAVAATGRLSSSDPNLQNIPIRNGEGRKIRQAFIAPRGFKLLAADYSQIELRIMAHLSDDAGLLRAFGDGVDVHTATAAEVFGVAPEMVTHDLRRSAKAINFGLIYGMSSFGLAQQLGVPRGRAQSYIDLYFERYPGVKAYMDSIRALAREQGYVETLFGRRLYLPDINSRNASQRQYAERTAINAPMQGTAADIIKRAMIAVDRWLTEERADAKMIMQVHDELVFEVAEDQLDDCRAKIESIMSYAADLKVPLLVDIGVGDNWDEAH, from the coding sequence ATGAATGCTCCGAAACGCCTGATTCTCGTCGACGGCTCGTCCTTCCTGTACCGCGCCTACCATGCGCTGCCGCCTTTGACCAGCCCGCAGGGCCTGGCGACCAACGCGGTCTACGGCGTTTCGAACATGCTGAAAAAGATGCTCGGCGATTATCCGGACGCGCATTTCGCGGTCGTTTTCGACGCGCCCGGCAACAACTTCCGGCACGATCTTTACGAGCACTACAAGGCGCACCGGCCGCCGATGCCGGACGATCTGCGCTGCCAGATCGAGCCTCTGCATCGGATGGTGAAGGCGATGGGGCTGCCGTTGATCATCGAGGCGGGGATCGAGGCGGACGATGTGCTCGGATGCCTGGCCAGGAAGGCGGAGAAGGAAGGTTTCGACATCATTATTTCGACCGGCGACAAGGACATGGCGCAGCTGGTCAACGAGCACATCTCGCTTGAAAACACGATGAACAATGTCCGGATGGGCGTTCAGGGCGTGATCGAAAAGTTCGGCGTTCGGCCGGACCAGATCGTTGACTATCTGGCGCTGATCGGCGATACGGTCGACAACATTCCGGGGGTGCCGAAGGTTGGTCCGAAAACGGCCGCGAAATGGCTCGAACAATACGGCACGCTGGACAATCTGGTCGCGCATGCGGCTGAGATTACCGGTAAGATCGGCGAGAATCTGCGTGCGAGTCTCGACCAGTTGCCGCTGTCGAAGCAGCTGGCCACGATCAAGTGCGAAGTCGAATTGCCGCACGAGATCGGCGAACTGACGCGCAAACCGATCGACCCGGCAGAACTGAGACCGCTGCTGTCCGAGTTCGGCTTTACTACCTGGCTGAAGGCGCTCGGCAGCGAGGCGGCTGCACCCCCCGCTGCCGCGCCGGAAGCTTTTGCCGGCAAAACCGAGTACGAAACGGTTTTGACGGAAGAACAATTCGAACGCTGGCTGGAGCAACTGGAGAAAGCCGAACTGTTCGCCTTCGACACCGAAACGACCAGCCTCGATTACAGCAAGGCCCGGATCGTCGGCGTGTCGTTCGCGGTCGAGCCGGGACAGGCGGCCTATGTGCCGCTCGCTCACGACTATCCCGGCGCGCCGGAACAGCTCGACAAGGCGCACGTACTGGAACGGCTCCGGCCGCTGCTCGAAAATCCGCGCAAGTCCAAGCTTGGGCAAAACATCAAATACGACCTGCACGTGCTGGCCAACGAGGGCATCGGCCTGCAAGGCATCGCGTACGACACGATGCTGGAGTCCTACGTCTATAACAGCACCGCGACCCGGCACAACATGGACGATCTGGCCAAGAAATACCTCGACGTCGACACGATCCGCTACGAGGACATCGCCGGCAAGGGCGCGAAGCAGCTGTCGTTCGAGGAAATCCCGATCGAACAGGCCGCTCCGTACGCGGCCGAGGATGCGGACATCACCCTGCGCCTGCACCGCAAACTGTGCCCGCAGCTTGCCGAACACGATGCGCTGTACCGGCTCTACAGCGAGATCGAGATGCCGCTGGTCAGCGTGCTGGCCCGGATCGAACGCAACGGCGTCGCGATCGATACGGAGATGCTCGCGCAGCAAAGCCTGGAGCTGGCCAGCCAGATCGTCAGCCTCGAACAGCATGCGCACGAGCTGGCCGGGCACAGCTTCAATCTCGGTTCGCCGAAACAGATCCAGGAAATCCTGTACGACCGGCTGCAGTTGCCGGTGCTGAAGAAAACGCCGAAGGGCCTGCCTTCCACCGACGAGTCGGTGCTGCAGGAACTGGCCGCCGATTATCCTTTGCCCCGGCTGATTCTCGAACACCGGGGCCTTAGCAAGCTCAAATCGACCTATACCGACAGGCTGCCCGAACAGGTCGATCCCAAGACCGGGCGGATTCACACTTCTTACCATCAGGCGGTCGCCGCGACCGGGCGGCTGTCGTCCTCGGACCCGAACCTGCAAAACATTCCGATCCGGAACGGCGAAGGGCGCAAGATCCGTCAGGCCTTCATCGCGCCGCGCGGCTTCAAGCTTCTCGCGGCCGATTATTCGCAGATCGAACTGCGCATCATGGCGCATCTGTCCGACGATGCGGGACTGCTGCGCGCGTTCGGCGACGGCGTGGACGTGCATACCGCCACTGCGGCGGAAGTGTTCGGCGTCGCGCCGGAAATGGTCACGCACGACTTGCGGCGCTCCGCCAAGGCGATCAATTTCGGGCTGATCTACGGGATGTCCTCGTTCGGTCTCGCGCAACAGCTCGGCGTGCCGCGGGGCAGGGCGCAGTCGTACATCGACCTGTATTTCGAGCGTTATCCCGGCGTGAAGGCTTACATGGATTCGATCCGGGCGCTGGCCCGGGAGCAAGGCTATGTCGAGACACTGTTCGGCCGGCGGCTGTATCTGCCCGACATCAACTCGCGCAACGCGTCGCAGCGCCAGTATGCCGAGCGCACCGCGATCAATGCGCCGATGCAGGGCACCGCGGCGGACATTATCAAGCGGGCGATGATCGCGGTCGACCGCTGGCTGACCGAGGAGCGCGCGGACGCGAAAATGATCATGCAGGTCCACGACGAACTGGTGTTCGAAGTCGCCGAAGACCAGCTCGACGATTGCCGGGCGAAAATCGAATCGATCATGAGCTACGCCGCCGACTTGAAGGTGCCGCTGCTCGTCGATATCGGCGTCGGCGATAACTGGGACGAGGCGCATTGA
- a CDS encoding DUF2934 domain-containing protein: MNMSAEFPPRPNGRDCHDDSPDPCGAYGPEGKRSRHEWIAVAAYFKAEKRGFTPGRELEDWLEAELEYAKSRVENFLQILEEDGAPTMRGLQALAQSIGVERPERFPAKTDLIQAIQCACQTIPCFRIGTEETCRQVPDCKWRSECKKLIAEWKRHEKHQ; the protein is encoded by the coding sequence ATGAACATGAGCGCCGAATTTCCGCCGCGGCCGAATGGCCGGGATTGCCATGACGACAGTCCGGACCCATGCGGCGCGTATGGGCCGGAGGGGAAACGGAGCCGCCATGAATGGATTGCGGTCGCCGCCTATTTCAAGGCCGAAAAACGCGGCTTTACCCCCGGCCGCGAATTGGAAGACTGGCTCGAAGCGGAGCTTGAATACGCGAAAAGCCGGGTCGAAAATTTCCTGCAAATCCTCGAAGAAGACGGCGCGCCGACAATGCGCGGCCTGCAAGCCCTGGCCCAATCCATCGGCGTCGAACGGCCGGAACGCTTCCCTGCCAAAACCGACCTGATTCAGGCCATCCAATGCGCCTGCCAAACGATACCGTGTTTCAGGATCGGTACCGAGGAGACCTGCCGCCAAGTCCCGGACTGCAAGTGGCGTTCCGAGTGCAAAAAACTGATTGCCGAATGGAAACGGCATGAAAAGCATCAGTGA
- a CDS encoding fused MFS/spermidine synthase yields the protein MSLSPENSNDRRLSLILLFAATLFASASLMFVLQPMFGKILLPLLGGSPSVWNTCMVFYQTLLFLGYLYAHLISTRQNTHRQVLIHGAVILVSLLALPVAMPENAAPPTESNPTFWLLWTLLIAIGLPFFVVSTTAPLIQKWFANAGHHTSHDPYYLYAASNAGSLIALLSYPFLLEPNIGLDLQKADWSIGYGLLCLLIAGCAFALWKSHRLNPIVEEAVGGDNGLSPYTQLHWLALAFVPSSLLLGLTNFISTDIASVPLLWIIPLTLYLLTFIIVFSKWHDAIHPWMVKLQPMILLPFIAYSFINPAIIPYWVNLALHLAAFFIAVMVCHGELAKARPHTRHLTTYYLIMSFAGMLGGMFNTFVAPFVFNGVYEYPIMIVAALLLRPGLKLSIGAEKLDWLKQALFPAVLLVFGIAVYLGIGNLPEYLDTIGVGLLVLAGLLYAFRSRPLTLALSTGVLIFFTMGLHGLLSNTLYQERTFFGVLSVRESVLTDEAGRPERFHEFYHGTTKHGAQRINSDQALTPLTYFSRPGPIGQVFSVFDNVDQNWEIGVVGLGAGTLNCYAKPTQSWTFYELDPLVVDVASNPKYFTYISRCNPKVNMKVGDARLSLEKEPDQKFDLYIIDAFSSDSIPTHLLTQEAIRLYFKKLKPNGILALHITNRHLALKKVLADHAKQLHYDALLQEFVPQQEIPLVAATDWVVMAEKPETLDSLRASGLGRWQKLPITFGLKPWTDDFTNIVTIWK from the coding sequence ATGAGTCTGTCTCCAGAAAATTCGAACGACCGCCGCCTGTCCCTGATTCTTTTATTCGCCGCCACCCTGTTCGCCAGCGCGTCGTTGATGTTCGTGCTGCAGCCGATGTTCGGAAAGATCCTACTGCCTTTGCTGGGCGGTTCGCCGTCGGTCTGGAATACCTGCATGGTGTTCTATCAAACGCTGCTGTTCCTCGGCTATTTGTATGCGCACCTGATTTCGACGCGGCAAAACACGCACCGGCAGGTGCTGATTCACGGCGCGGTGATTCTGGTCAGTCTGCTGGCGCTGCCGGTCGCGATGCCCGAAAACGCGGCGCCGCCAACCGAAAGCAATCCGACCTTCTGGCTGCTCTGGACGTTGTTGATTGCGATCGGCCTGCCTTTTTTCGTGGTTTCGACGACGGCGCCGTTGATCCAGAAATGGTTTGCGAACGCCGGACACCATACCAGCCATGACCCTTATTACCTCTATGCAGCCAGCAATGCGGGCAGCTTGATCGCGCTGCTCAGCTACCCGTTTTTGTTGGAGCCGAACATCGGGCTGGACCTGCAAAAGGCAGACTGGAGCATCGGTTACGGGCTGCTGTGCCTGTTGATTGCCGGTTGCGCGTTTGCGCTGTGGAAATCGCATCGGCTGAATCCGATCGTCGAGGAGGCAGTCGGCGGCGATAACGGCCTGAGCCCTTACACACAACTGCACTGGCTGGCGCTGGCCTTCGTGCCTTCCAGCCTGCTGCTCGGCCTGACCAACTTCATCAGCACCGATATCGCTTCGGTGCCGCTGTTGTGGATCATTCCGCTGACGCTGTACCTGTTGACTTTCATCATCGTGTTTTCGAAATGGCACGATGCGATCCATCCGTGGATGGTCAAGCTGCAGCCGATGATCCTGCTGCCGTTCATCGCCTATTCGTTCATCAACCCGGCGATCATTCCGTACTGGGTCAACCTGGCCCTGCATCTGGCCGCGTTCTTCATCGCGGTGATGGTCTGCCACGGCGAGCTGGCCAAGGCCCGGCCGCATACCCGGCACCTGACCACCTATTATCTGATCATGTCGTTCGCGGGCATGCTCGGGGGTATGTTCAATACTTTCGTCGCGCCGTTCGTGTTCAATGGCGTTTACGAATACCCGATCATGATCGTGGCCGCCTTGCTGTTGCGCCCTGGCCTGAAACTGTCGATCGGCGCGGAAAAGCTCGATTGGCTGAAGCAGGCGCTGTTTCCGGCCGTGCTGCTCGTATTCGGGATCGCGGTGTATCTGGGGATCGGGAATTTACCGGAATATCTCGATACGATCGGCGTCGGCCTTTTGGTTTTGGCCGGCCTGCTGTACGCGTTCAGAAGCCGGCCGCTGACGCTGGCGCTGTCGACCGGCGTGCTGATTTTCTTCACGATGGGGCTGCACGGCCTGTTGTCGAACACGCTGTACCAGGAACGCACCTTCTTCGGCGTGCTGTCGGTTCGTGAGAGCGTGCTGACTGATGAAGCCGGCCGGCCGGAAAGATTCCACGAGTTTTATCACGGCACCACCAAGCACGGCGCGCAACGCATCAATTCCGACCAGGCTTTGACGCCGTTGACCTATTTCAGCCGGCCGGGACCGATCGGACAAGTGTTCAGCGTGTTCGACAACGTCGATCAAAATTGGGAGATCGGCGTCGTCGGCCTCGGTGCCGGCACGTTGAACTGTTACGCGAAACCGACCCAAAGCTGGACGTTTTACGAGCTCGACCCGCTGGTCGTCGATGTGGCGAGCAATCCGAAATACTTCACCTACATCAGCCGCTGCAATCCGAAGGTGAACATGAAGGTCGGCGATGCGCGCCTGTCGCTCGAAAAAGAGCCGGATCAAAAATTCGATCTGTACATCATCGACGCGTTCAGCTCCGATTCGATCCCGACGCATTTGCTGACCCAGGAAGCGATCCGGCTGTATTTCAAAAAACTGAAGCCAAACGGCATCCTGGCGCTGCACATCACCAACCGGCATCTGGCGTTGAAGAAAGTGCTGGCTGACCATGCCAAGCAACTGCATTATGACGCGCTGCTGCAGGAATTCGTCCCGCAGCAGGAAATTCCTTTGGTCGCGGCCACCGACTGGGTCGTAATGGCGGAAAAGCCGGAAACGCTGGATTCGCTACGTGCCAGCGGCCTCGGCAGATGGCAGAAGCTGCCGATCACCTTCGGCCTGAAGCCGTGGACCGACGATTTCACGAATATCGTCACGATCTGGAAATAA
- a CDS encoding ArnT family glycosyltransferase has product MYHFLSVKTWVFVIWAILVSVALYARPLLPVDETRYAAVAWEMWLRSDFLVPHLNGELYSHKPPLLFWLMQLTWLLLGVNDWSLRLVSPLFALGTVYLTSAIARLLWPECKTVADMAPIMLLGSGFWIVFSTLTMFDMMLAFFVALGIYGLLKLADAGLTLPRWLLLGAAVGGGVLSKGPVVLLHLLPVALTAPWWHRELRPGSYWKRWYAGLAFSILLGAAIALCWALPAGMAGGEVYRNAIFWGQTQGRLVESFAHPLPWWWYAQFMPAVLLPWLLMKPIWQGLKTLNPKEAGLRFCAAWGVPLFIVFSAISGKRIHYLLPMFPLLVLVLARAAEQADERRSDWRHAHQGITASLALLGGVMAALPWTDAFQHRIAELAALSPLWGAGVLIVAGLLWRYRAKNAPESVFAVSTAIVISVLIISSAVFSVIGERFDTRPIGAQITEVLNQGKEVAYMGAVYHGEYIFTGRLTKPVKVFHFLPLLEEWMPEHPDDYLLMRFKRESDLPAQFPYYRHRYKNTYVAVVPIREFLAHPELKKILYY; this is encoded by the coding sequence ATGTATCATTTTCTGTCCGTCAAAACCTGGGTATTCGTCATCTGGGCGATACTCGTCAGCGTTGCGCTCTATGCCAGACCTTTGCTGCCGGTCGATGAAACCCGCTACGCAGCGGTGGCCTGGGAAATGTGGCTGCGCAGCGATTTTCTGGTGCCGCACCTGAACGGCGAACTTTACAGCCACAAACCGCCGCTGCTGTTCTGGCTGATGCAGCTCACCTGGCTGCTGCTCGGCGTCAATGACTGGTCGTTGCGGCTCGTTTCGCCGCTGTTCGCGCTGGGTACCGTTTATCTGACTTCCGCCATCGCCCGGTTATTATGGCCGGAATGCAAAACGGTCGCCGACATGGCGCCGATCATGCTGCTGGGTTCGGGCTTCTGGATCGTCTTCAGCACGTTGACCATGTTCGACATGATGCTGGCGTTTTTCGTCGCTCTCGGCATTTACGGCCTTTTGAAACTGGCCGACGCGGGACTGACGCTGCCGCGCTGGCTGCTGCTCGGCGCCGCCGTCGGCGGAGGCGTACTCTCCAAAGGCCCGGTGGTCCTGCTGCACTTATTGCCGGTGGCGTTGACGGCGCCCTGGTGGCACCGCGAACTCCGGCCCGGATCTTATTGGAAAAGGTGGTATGCCGGGCTCGCCTTCAGCATTCTACTGGGTGCCGCGATTGCGCTGTGCTGGGCGCTTCCGGCCGGCATGGCGGGCGGTGAAGTTTATCGGAATGCGATTTTCTGGGGACAAACGCAGGGGCGCCTGGTCGAGTCGTTCGCCCATCCGTTACCGTGGTGGTGGTATGCGCAATTTATGCCGGCCGTGTTATTACCCTGGCTATTGATGAAACCGATCTGGCAGGGTCTGAAAACGTTGAATCCGAAAGAGGCGGGCCTGCGTTTTTGCGCGGCCTGGGGCGTGCCGTTGTTTATCGTGTTTTCGGCGATCAGCGGCAAGCGCATCCACTACCTGTTGCCGATGTTTCCGTTATTGGTGCTGGTGCTGGCCAGAGCGGCGGAACAGGCCGACGAGCGCCGATCCGACTGGCGGCACGCCCACCAAGGGATAACGGCCTCATTGGCGCTGCTCGGCGGCGTGATGGCAGCCCTACCCTGGACCGACGCATTCCAGCACCGCATTGCCGAACTCGCGGCATTGTCCCCGCTATGGGGGGCAGGCGTATTGATCGTGGCGGGATTATTATGGCGATACCGGGCCAAAAATGCTCCGGAGTCGGTTTTTGCCGTCAGCACCGCCATCGTGATCAGTGTGCTGATTATCTCTTCGGCGGTTTTTTCCGTTATCGGCGAACGTTTCGACACGCGCCCCATCGGCGCCCAAATTACCGAAGTTTTAAATCAAGGCAAGGAAGTGGCTTATATGGGCGCCGTCTATCACGGTGAATATATTTTTACCGGACGCCTGACGAAACCCGTTAAGGTCTTCCACTTTTTACCCCTTCTTGAGGAATGGATGCCCGAGCATCCGGATGATTATTTACTGATGCGTTTTAAAAGAGAATCCGATCTGCCGGCGCAATTCCCGTATTATCGGCACCGCTATAAGAACACCTATGTAGCGGTGGTACCGATTCGGGAATTTCTGGCGCATCCCGAACTGAAAAAGATATTGTATTATTAA
- a CDS encoding lipid-A-disaccharide synthase N-terminal domain-containing protein yields MDKETLWLAVGFLGQALFSARFLVQWIQSEKQKKSVFPIAFWYFSIAGGITLLAYAVYRQDPVFILGQASGLFIYLRNLYFVIYERRQLNT; encoded by the coding sequence TTGGATAAAGAAACCCTTTGGCTGGCTGTCGGCTTTCTGGGCCAGGCCCTGTTTTCCGCCCGCTTTCTGGTGCAATGGATCCAGAGCGAAAAGCAGAAAAAAAGCGTGTTCCCGATCGCCTTCTGGTATTTCAGCATCGCCGGGGGCATCACCCTGCTGGCCTATGCGGTTTATCGGCAAGACCCGGTTTTCATTCTCGGCCAAGCCAGCGGCCTGTTCATCTATCTCCGCAACCTTTATTTCGTGATCTACGAACGCCGGCAGCTCAACACCTGA
- a CDS encoding glycosyltransferase family 2 protein produces the protein MKISIVVPVHNEAGNILPLIEEIESAMTQAEAYEIIYVDDGSRDRTETELKEAMRHYKALRVIRHRQSCGQSTAVRTGVKAAVYPWIATLDGDGQNDPADIPRLYETLLEKSRNNADLWMIAGWRNKRYDSKWRLFSSKFANAVRSTLLGDNTPDTGCGLKVFAREKFLELPYFDHMHRFLPALVIRAGGAVVSEPVNHRPRGVGVSNYGTLDRLWAGITDLLGVIWLQKRAKLPETHEIELG, from the coding sequence ATGAAAATTTCCATCGTCGTTCCTGTCCATAATGAAGCCGGCAATATTTTGCCGCTGATCGAAGAAATAGAATCCGCCATGACACAAGCCGAAGCTTATGAGATCATTTACGTGGACGACGGCAGCCGCGACCGGACCGAAACCGAACTGAAAGAAGCCATGCGGCACTACAAGGCATTGCGCGTGATCCGGCACCGGCAAAGCTGCGGCCAAAGCACGGCGGTCCGCACCGGTGTGAAGGCTGCGGTTTATCCCTGGATCGCCACGCTGGACGGTGACGGACAAAACGATCCCGCCGACATTCCCCGTCTGTACGAGACCTTGCTTGAAAAGAGCCGGAACAACGCCGACTTGTGGATGATTGCAGGCTGGCGCAACAAGCGCTACGATTCGAAATGGCGCCTGTTCTCGTCCAAATTCGCGAATGCGGTCAGATCCACGCTGCTCGGGGACAATACGCCGGATACCGGCTGCGGCCTGAAAGTCTTCGCCAGGGAGAAATTCCTGGAACTGCCTTATTTCGACCACATGCACCGGTTTTTGCCGGCACTGGTGATTCGGGCCGGCGGCGCGGTCGTTTCCGAACCGGTCAATCATCGGCCGCGCGGCGTAGGCGTTTCCAACTACGGAACGCTCGATCGCCTGTGGGCGGGCATCACCGATCTGCTGGGCGTGATCTGGCTGCAAAAACGCGCAAAATTACCGGAGACCCACGAAATTGAACTTGGATAA
- a CDS encoding IS5 family transposase (programmed frameshift): MSQPAHRRHDISDTVWSLLEPHLPGRAGAWGGKARDNRLFINAVFWILRTGAPWRDLPPDYGDWKNTHRRFCRWRDHGVWEALLEQLVTEPDYEWLMIDASHIKVHPHATGAQGGNQGMAVTKGGFNSKIHLAVDAHGMPVRILITAGTTADCSQASALIEGVDAQYLLADKGYDSDAIVAQAEANQMTVVIPPRRNRKQPRDYDRDLYKLRHLVENAFLHLKRWRGIATRYAKNTASFLAAVQIRCIALWTAIL, from the exons ATGTCCCAACCTGCCCACCGCCGCCATGACATTTCCGATACGGTTTGGAGCTTACTGGAACCCCATCTGCCCGGCCGTGCCGGGGCCTGGGGCGGAAAAGCGCGAGACAACCGCTTGTTTATCAATGCGGTCTTCTGGATTTTGCGTACCGGTGCGCCATGGCGCGACCTGCCACCTGACTATGGCGATTGGAAGAACACCCATCGCCGGTTTTGCCGTTGGCGAGATCACGGCGTCTGGGAAGCCCTGTTGGAACAGTTGGTCACCGAACCCGACTATGAATGGTTGATGATTGATGCCAGCCACATCAAAGTCCATCCGCATGCGACCGGCGCGCAAGGCGGCAATCAGGGCATGGCGGTCACAAAAGGGGGCT TCAACAGTAAGATACATCTGGCCGTGGATGCGCATGGTATGCCGGTCAGAATCCTTATTACAGCAGGTACCACAGCAGATTGTTCGCAGGCTTCAGCCTTGATCGAAGGCGTGGATGCTCAGTACTTATTGGCGGACAAAGGCTACGATAGCGATGCTATCGTAGCCCAAGCCGAAGCAAATCAGATGACGGTGGTCATTCCGCCACGCCGCAATCGAAAACAACCCCGCGACTACGATCGCGACCTGTACAAACTGCGGCATTTAGTAGAAAACGCGTTCTTGCACCTCAAGCGCTGGCGAGGTATTGCCACACGCTATGCCAAGAACACCGCATCGTTCCTGGCCGCTGTGCAGATCCGGTGCATCGCCCTGTGGACAGCTATCTTATGA
- the rpsI gene encoding 30S ribosomal protein S9, whose protein sequence is MAAAQYYGTGRRKSAVARVYATKGTGKITINQKSIEEYFGRKTDQMVSRQPLECVKMEGEFDVNVVVKGGGPSGQAGAIRHGLTRALMEYDETLRQALRKAGYVTRDSRVVERKKVGLHKARKRPQYSKR, encoded by the coding sequence ATGGCAGCAGCTCAATATTACGGAACAGGTCGTCGTAAAAGTGCAGTAGCACGGGTTTACGCCACCAAAGGCACCGGCAAAATCACTATCAACCAAAAATCGATCGAAGAATACTTCGGCCGCAAGACCGATCAGATGGTCTCCCGTCAACCGCTGGAATGCGTGAAGATGGAAGGCGAATTCGACGTCAACGTGGTCGTCAAAGGCGGCGGCCCATCCGGCCAGGCCGGTGCGATCCGTCATGGCCTGACCCGCGCCCTGATGGAATACGACGAAACCTTGCGCCAAGCCCTGCGTAAGGCAGGCTACGTCACCCGCGACTCGCGCGTGGTCGAACGCAAGAAAGTCGGCTTGCACAAAGCCAGAAAACGTCCGCAATACTCCAAACGTTAA
- the rplM gene encoding 50S ribosomal protein L13 gives MKTFSAKPAEVKRDWYVVDAEGKTLGRLASEIARRLRGKHKPEYTPHVDTGDYIIVVNVEKIGVTGNKEKDKLYHHHTGYIGNLKTVSLGKLRKTYPDRILTTAVKGMLPNNPLGRAMFKKLKVYSGPEHNHQAQQPKVLEF, from the coding sequence ATGAAAACATTTAGTGCAAAACCTGCAGAAGTTAAGCGCGATTGGTACGTGGTTGATGCGGAAGGGAAGACGCTTGGCCGTCTTGCTTCTGAGATTGCACGTCGTCTGCGCGGCAAACACAAGCCCGAATATACGCCGCATGTGGATACCGGGGATTACATCATTGTCGTGAATGTCGAAAAAATCGGCGTGACCGGCAACAAAGAAAAGGACAAGCTGTATCATCACCACACCGGCTATATCGGTAATCTGAAAACCGTCAGCCTCGGCAAATTGAGAAAAACCTACCCGGACCGCATCCTGACCACCGCCGTCAAAGGCATGCTGCCGAACAACCCGCTCGGCCGCGCGATGTTCAAGAAGTTGAAGGTCTATTCGGGCCCGGAACACAATCATCAGGCGCAACAGCCCAAAGTTTTAGAATTTTAA
- the cydX gene encoding cytochrome bd-I oxidase subunit CydX codes for MWYFAWILGVSLACALAVINAMWLELDDNAEQDE; via the coding sequence ATGTGGTATTTCGCTTGGATATTGGGTGTGAGCTTGGCCTGCGCGCTGGCGGTGATCAACGCCATGTGGCTGGAACTGGACGACAACGCCGAACAGGACGAGTGA